The following nucleotide sequence is from Cricetulus griseus strain 17A/GY unplaced genomic scaffold, alternate assembly CriGri-PICRH-1.0 unplaced_scaffold_111, whole genome shotgun sequence.
ataaataaaaattattattcttgggtaattacatatttaaaatacattcagtagtTGTTTGAGTTAAGATattttagccaggaggtggtggtgcacagcttagatcccagcactcaggaatcagaggcagggggatctttgtgggttcaagaccattgtggtcttcaagagctagttccaggacagcctccaaagccacagagaaaccctgtttcaaaaaaaagatattttaaatatttatttcccactacattaatgttatgttaacactttacttacttacttatacttttaagacatactcttaatgggtagccctggctggcctaaactccctatgtagaccaaactggcctcaaactcagaggttacctgtctgatttctgagcactggaataaaaggcatgtattatcaaagtgggtttattttttaatattttatttaaaaaaatgtgcaaaTATGTACGTGTTTGAGTATGGATTTACCTATGAATGTGTGGTACCTGTGGATTtcagaagatgttggatcctggaggtagagttacaggcTATCGTGATCCACTTCAGCTggatgctgggactgaacccaggaccactgtaAGAGTCCTACACCTTTAACTGAACAATCCCTTGCCCCTTTATCTGTGTGTCCATGCCTGGAGAGCACAGGGGTCTACACTggctgtcttcttcaatcacactGCACTGTATTTTCTGAGATGAGTTCTCTTGCTGCACCTGGGCTTTTGCCAATCAGGCTAGACTGGCGGCCAGCAAGCCCGAGGGATCCTATCTGTCTCCCATGCTGGGACTACACACAgcactgcacccagctttttgttgttgttgcacgaatgtgtgtttatgtacaccacagtgtgcatgtggagctcagagaacaaatcTGTGACGTTGGTTCTTCTCTCACCTTTTACACATGTTGTGTAGCAATATCTTCAAAGATAAAACCTTCTGTCTTATAGGGAAGCTCCAGAATTGCTGAATGTTTTAAGGGGAGGTGAAACACTCCACCCTCTAGGCAAAGTCCttaaaactcaggaagcagacatcGTAAAACCTTtactgaaactgacaagattcactAGGCTGTCCCTCCCCAGGCTGATATGAGCCGTAAGGACTgctgagacagacagactgactagGCTGCCTGTTCTGGAATAAGACATGCTCCAGCCTGGACTCTACTAAACCCTTAGCTTGACCCGAAACCAACTGCATGATgactgggaggcagggggagataaaggtgcctgtcaccaagcctggagacctgagttccatctctgggacctgcgtggtgggaggagaggactATATTCTAAGTTCCCCTGACAACCTCTTGGACAATGGTGCTCTCAGTGGGCACTGATAGGAATATATACCAGGAAGGCACAGATATACATATTGTAAATAGCAGGGGTGAGACGGGGGTCAGGCCTGAATGAGATGGGCGGGTACTGCTCACCTTCACGAAACTCATTCGAATAGTGCACATTTTGGTGAGTTCATACACGGTCTCAAAACCATGGTTCACAGACTGTGCCAGTATCTGAGCAAACTCTTGGTTGTTGAAAATTTTCACGCTACACCCACTGGGGATCTTGCAGACAGTGGTGGGATGAAACCCATGATGGTAGTTGCAGTTCCGACTCTGCACAAAAATGCTGCTGTCACTCAGGCATTCGACATACACTTCTCCTCCGACATAGTACAGGTGGACGCCTGTGAGAGGACAGACCATGTCAGTCATAGGCTGAAAGGCAAACAGGCAGAGTCAAGTTTGGCCACTCACATAGCCGTTCTGACAGACATCTAGCTAACTATGTTATGCTTGTGATAACCAGTGTGTTCAGGAACAAACAAgtctctcaaaaataataatggttgacattttcattttggtatttAATGTCCTGCTTAACCAGAGTTGAAAGTATATGGACACTCTAAAAATAGAGCAATATAAAACCTGTAGTTTCCTGGGGTATCCTGTGTGCTTAAAGTCTTCTGCATTTATGCCAAGACTAAATTGTTCAGAAAACTTacgagagagagaagggatgatcAATAAACACATAGGAGTGAAACCCTGATTGAAGAATTACTGCTGGAAGGTGTAAGACATGAGGTCTAGTTAAAACAGacactttttaaatagaaaaaaaacatactgTGTGAAAAAGGAGCTCACCAAAATAAGTACAAAAAACAATAATTGAAAACGTCTTATAACTTATCATGTTGGAAGATCAGGCAGCATCCCCCCTtctcaggaagaaggaggaagagacctAGATCCCCTCCTATTAAAGATGGaccaaggagagaaccaattctgcaaatttgtcctctgaccactaTGTGCCCCgttatacacacagaaaataaacaaaagcaaatcttcaAAAAGGAAGATGGACCCTCTGGCCAAGACTCACGAGGGAGTAAGAAGAGGCTAGCAAACAGGCAGGTAGTATGACTTTGAGCTAAGAAGGTGCTTAGTTGGAATGGCTTAATAGAAAATGCTAGTGAGACTATCTGAGGAAACACAATGTGGCATTTCTACAGACACACAGGGCTAAGACCCCAGTATCAGCTCTACCCACTGTGGCAGAAATCCATTTTGTTTAGTggtatacagagatatatttaagaacaaaaatatagagaaaacttttttttggggtttttcaagacagggtttctctgtgcatctttggagcctatcctgacactacctctggagagcaggctagcctcgaactcacagagatctgcctgcctctacctcccgagtgctgggataaaagccatgcgccaccaatacccagtGAGAaaactttttaagaagaaaaaaaaacccttttcccTGATATCAAAAATGatgtcttttcattttagaaaattaagacaatatatgaaatataaagatgTGGAAAATATTGGCATTCCTTCAGCAACAGAGGAAAATGCTTGTTAATTAACAGTCTGCAATTGTGTGTCCGGTTTTGCAATCATTAAAGCCTGTGTTGCAAACTCTCACATTTCTGTATGACTTGCTGCTGTAACTGTTTAACCAGGCTCCTTCAGCAGACCAGTATTGACACTAATTATCTACTATTGCAGTCATGACAAATGTCACTGGACGGTTTTTACTAATATCTATAAGAGACATTCCTGGAAGTTAAGCGGCTGGATCAAAGGATTTGAATCACTTTGCCAAATGACTTTCCAGAATGCTTGGGTTACATCAGCACTGTGAGTGCTATGATCAGCTGACCCACACCAGCACTGACACTGAGCTTACACAAAAGCAAAGTGTTCACACCTGCAAAGGGAATTGCTTTAATTTGAACATGGGGGCTGGGCATACCCTTGGTTTAGTGGCCATTTGGGAATCTCCTGCGAACAGCAGCATCTGAACATTTTGCATTTGCCACAAGAATGATGGGGTCACttctagaggaagaaaagatgaacgtTTGCAGGAGGGGTAAAGGGACAAGCACCTTTTCCGATATGTCGCCTGGTGTTTTCTATTGTGGAGTTCCGGTTAATGTTGGAGAGCAGCCCAAGGCAGAAGCGGTTCTTGTTGTTGGAAGGATCAGTGTAACCATCCACCAACACACTTGTGGAGGAGGCCTGGAACGCTTCACCCACGCGGTTGTTGAGCTCGTAGTACACAATAGAGCACCAGTGCTTTGGTTCCTCATAAAGAACAGCTTGAACATctgcaagaaggaaagaaatttgcTCACAGTTACTCCTGGAGCACCCCAACAGAGACCGCATTGTAAAACTGGCTTAGCACGGTGGAATGAAGACAGGGAGGGGCAACTACGAGGATCACATAGGTCATTTCTGTGAGATCCAATGTACTTCTTACTAAGGGCGGCATTCTCCTTTCATTGGGGAACTGGCAGAGATCCAATATACCAGATCAGCAAGCCCGGCAACAGCACTTGCTGAATACAAATGACTTATAACTTGCTGGTTAACATGCAGAAATAATTGAAATCACTCCTTATGGCACACTACCTACAAGAAATACAGTGACCAATGAGAAAGCAAGTGGCACAGCAACAGGAGGTGCCTGGGGATGTGCCAATGGGGCTTGTGAAGAAAGGAACTGCTTTTGGCAAAGCCATGGCAGACCTCTGATTTCTCGAACCCTTGAAAACGAACTTCTTCCTATCATGAAGAATCTGCCTGGCTTCACAAGAGCTAGTGATGGCTGAAGCTCCAGTTTTGCTATAGCTCAGGAAGAAACCATGTCAGCTGGCCATTCTTCCCGAATAAAATATATCTCTCTCATCCAGACTCCATGCTAACCTCCTCCTATTTGCTTCAAGTCATGCCAAGCAGGTGTGTTTCTCTCTCCGTTCCCAGAATGGGCCAACGATATAAACTACACAGGTTTACCAAGAGGATGCAGCTTGTTAGGCCCAATCTCTTAAGGCTGATGAATCTCTAAACAGAAAATGCTTCTAAATGCTTTCAACCAAAAGGCTTGGAAAAGAGCCCTTTCTGCATCAAAACCTCTTATGCATGCCTTTTGAGAGCCCAGGCACACAAACCACACCATTGCCAAATTGATCATTACTGTTCTGAGCCTCATGGGGCTTCAGTGTACAaatataagaaatggaaagaaaatccaCGAGGACTGGGAGATGGAAAAGGagaaggacaaggacaaggaggaggaggagcaggaggaggaggaggagaaagaggaggaggagaaggaggaggaggaggaggaggaggaggaggaggaggaggaggaggagaaagacttCCACATCCTTTTTTTGATTgcttgtggtttttcgagacacagtttctttgtagctttgtataCCACgcaggcctctaactcacagcGTTCAGCCTGCCTGTGCTTCCGAGTGCTGCCATGTTCTTAACATAACCAGCcagttatttgttttatataagtAGTTTAGCTGAAAAATATACTATTTCCCTTGTTTCTTTCCAGGCAATGCTTCCCTGTATGCTGCTCTTCAAGGAGCAAAGCTTATGCCAAACCCCAGAGAAGGCTGTGCCATCTGTCACATAGGCCTTCTATCAGCTTTCAGCATTGTTAAAAATGCTattcatttggcttacatgtggacacatttttcttataaaaggCCAGGAAGATCTTGTGAGACATATGGTCTTTATCACAACTATTCCACTCTGCCTTTGTaaccacaacaacaaataaaaaaaactagcCATAGATAATACGTAACAAATGGGCAGTAGTGTGTtctaataaagctttatttacaaaaacagaaagtgGGCTGATCTGTATGCCGGCTGTAGCTTGCTGACCCATGTTCTGGGAATCCACCACAGGTAACAACAGGAGAATAGTCAAagtttttttctctgaaaatacTACGTGATTTTTAAATGGCTCCAACTGGGAACATTTTTTAAgctattttaaaggaaaagacttaaaaataagTCTCTATTTGGGGGTAACAGAGATAATCTCATCATGACCATTACAGGCCCCACACAGGGGCTCCCCAGATAAAAATTCCAAAAGTGGCATAGGGGCTGTTCTGAAGGCGTGAAAACACATGAGCATATAAATAACAGATgtatttgttatgtaaaacagGACTCAATCATTTCCTCTGACTATCTTTGTAAGCACAGAGATTTTTAACAACCTCCTGTGAATAAAGGTATGTGAAACAGCCATACAAACCCATATTTATTGGTAACACATCATAGCCAGATACATTTTAAACAGTTATttgatatatgtgcatatatgtaaataaatgcatatatgatAATATATCACTTACTCATTTATTGAAGGTGAAAGCAAATTAGCATGCTAAAATCACAgatattcttgtttatttttccataattaataaatcttGGCTGATTATTCAACACTGGTCAACATACAGCATCTCAGATTGTCTTTAGAGGTGACTGACAGTTCGGTTTTCTAACCACCAATGCTAGAAACTCACTTCACCTAACTATGTAACACAAAATGGCAGAGCACGGCTTACGTCCGTTTCAGAGACCAGTGGGAATCTGAGACCTCCATATTCAATTCTGAGATCTCATATTGGACTGTGACAGAGTTTAAGTAAAAAGATGGGCTCTAGAGAATTCTTTCCATTaggcttaaaacaaaaacaaaacttttttccATGTTTCTGAAACAGCTACCTTTTTAATGTCTAAATGAGTAAAAGTAACATTTGGACAGGACATACAGACAACACTCTGACAACACATTTTACCTCCTCTGTTGATATTGGAGGGCAGTGCAGGTGCCATCATATTTGTGGCCATTGGCTGAGAGCCATCTTGGGCCATGGTGTCTTCAGGAGGCAGGTAAGCAGATGGGGGTATGTCAGCTacaaagtttgaaagaaaaaaatcacatgcttCAGGCACATACTCTCCTCTGGACTGAGAGCTTTTGCGTATGATTAGGCCTGCTCAAGTGTacacagatgcatgtgtgtgcacttgtatgcaggggtcagaggatagctttaggtaaacattttccttttacttaGAGTTGGTAATTTCTGAAGGTACAACATGGAtgctgaaataaaatttaatgtaaagCACCTTAAGTGGCTCTATAAACATCATTTTCCCCCACAAAAATATCCGTGCATTTCATGATGATCTTTTATTTATCGTGCCCCTTTTGATGTCGACTGGCAAGAGCTCTGGCACTAATATTTGAGATGCTTGTTTACTAACCTGTCATCTGAAAAGTGTAATCCTCTAATTAGTCACTATTACACCATCCGTTATGactaaaacaggaaaataactgGTTTTTGTCTTTGCTAAGTTAAACAAGCAGATGTTCTCCATATTTctgttgcatttccttgatgttaAAAGCACATTTTTCTTGGGATTACGTCACTGGCTAAATGAATCTAATTAAATGGGGCAGACGGATACCCCAGTAATTAGCTCTTCTGCGGTTGCATTGATAACAAGGGTTCTTCAATGTTGGAAAAGCTCGCCAAAGCCACTTTTCAGAGCAGCAGTGTGTGTAACACATCTGCCTGGCTTCACAAGAGCTAGTGATGGCTGAAGCTCCAGTTTTGCTATAGCTCAGGNNNNNNNNNNNNNNNNNNNNNNNNNNNNNNNNNNNNNNNNNNNNNNNNNNNNNNNNNNNNNNNNNNNNNNNNNNNNNNNNNNNNNNNNNNNNNNNNNNNNNNNNNNNNNNNNNNNNNNNNNNNNNNNNNNNNNNNNNNNNNNNNNNNNNNNNNNNNNNNNNNNNNNNNNNNNNNNNNNNNNNNNNNNNNNNNNNNNNNNNNNNNNNNNNNNNNNNNNNNNNNNNNNNNNNNNNNNNNNNNNNNNNNNNNNNNNNNNNNNNNNNNNNNNNNNNNNNNNNNNNNNNNNNNNNNNNNNNNNNNNNNNNNNNNNNNNNNNNNNNNNNNNNNNNNNNNNNNNNNNNNNNNNNNNNNNNNNNNNNNNNNNNNNNNNNNNNNNNNNNNNNNNNNNNNNNNNNNNNNNNNNNNNNNNNNNNNNNNNNNNNNNNNNNNNNNNNNNNNNNNNNNNNNNNNNNNNNNNNNNNNNNNNNNNNNNNNNNNNNNNNNNNNNNNNNNNNNNNNNNNNNNNNNNNNNNNNNNNNNNNNNNNNNNNNNNNNNNNNNNNNNNNNNNNNNNNNNNNNNNNNNNNNNNNNNNNNNNNNNNNNNNNNNNNNNNNNNNNNNNNNNNNNNNNNNNNNNNNNNNNNNNNNNNNNNNNNNNNNNNNNNNNNNNNNNNNNNNNNNNNNNNNNNNNNNNNNNNNNNNNNNNNNNNNNNNNNNNNNNNNNNNNNNNNNNNNNNNNNNNNNNNNNNNNNNNNNNNNNNNNNNNNNNNNNNNNNNNNNNNNNNNNNNNNNNNNNNNNNNNNNNNNNNNNNNNNNNNNNNNNNNNNNNNNNNNNNNNNNNNNNNNNNNNNNNNNNNNNNNNNNNNNNNNNNNNNNNNNNNNNNNNNNNNNNNNNNNNNNNNNNNNNNNNNNNNNNNNNNNNNNNNNNNNNNNNNNNNNNNNNNNNNNNNNNNNNNNNNNNNNNNNNNNNNNNNNNNNNNNNNNNNNNNNNNNNNNNNNNNNNNNNNNNNNNNNNNNNNNNNNNNNNNNNNNNNNNNNNNNNNNNNNNNNNNNNNNNNNNNNNNNNNNNNNNNNNNNNNNNNNNNNNNNNNNNNNNNNNNNNNNNNNNNNNNNNNNNNNNNNNNNNNNNNNNNNNNNNNNNNNNNNNNNNNNNNNNNNNNNNNNNNNNNNNNNNNNNNNNNNNNNNNNNNNNNNNNNNNNNNNNNNNNNNNNNNNNNNNNNNNNNNNNNNNNNNNNNNNNNNNNNNNNNNNNNNNNNNNNNNNNNNNNNNNNNNNNNNNNNNNNNNNNNNNNNNNNNNNNNNNNNNNNNNNNNNNNNNNNNNNNNNNNNNNNNNNNNNNNNNNNNNNNNNNNNNNNNNNNNNNNNNNNNNNNNNNNNNNNNNNNNNNNNNNNNNNNNNNNNNNNNNNNNNNNNNNNNNNNNNNNNNNNNNNNNNNNNNNNNNNNNNNNNNNNNNNNNNNNNNNNNNNNNNNNNNNNNNNNNNNNNNNNNNNNNNNNNNNNNNNNNNNNNNNNNNNNNNNNNNNNNNNNNNNNNNNNNNNNNNNNNNNNNNNNNNNNNNNNNNNNNNNNNNNNNNNNNNNNNNNNNNNNNNNNNNNNNNNNNNNNNNNNNNNNNNNNNNNNNNNNNNNNNNNNNNNNNNNNNNNNNNNNNNNNNNNNNNNNNNNNNNNNNNNNNNNNNNNNNNNNNNNNNNNNNNNNNNNNNNNNNNNNNNNNNNNNNNNNNNNNNNNNNNNNNNNNNNNNNNNNNNNNNNNNNNNNNNNNNNNNNNNNNNNNNNNNNNNNNNNNNNNNNNNNNNNNNNNNNNNNNNNNNNNNNNNNNNNNNNNNNNNNNNNNNNNNNNNNNNNNNNNNNNNNNNNNNNNNNNNNNNNNNNNNNNNNNNNNNNNNNNNNNNNNNNNNNNNNNNNNNNNNNNNNNNNNNNNNNNNNNNNNNNNNNNNNNNNNNNNNNNNNNNNNNNNNNNNNNNNNNNNNNNNNNNNNNNNNNNNNNNNNNNNNNNNNNNNNNNNNNNNNNNNNNNNNNN
It contains:
- the LOC113838826 gene encoding mothers against decapentaplegic homolog 1-like; the protein is MSGAVECPFGEGTVGPQCPGAGVNRSLLRSPDLHRGAHWLWGELGLPSLCTLASPFRSETEAQPPHCPEMWFNFNKPFADIPPSAYLPPEDTMAQDGSQPMATNMMAPALPSNINRGDVQAVLYEEPKHWCSIVYYELNNRVGEAFQASSTSVLVDGYTDPSNNKNRFCLGLLSNINRNSTIENTRRHIGKGVHLYYVGGEVYVECLSDSSIFVQSRNCNYHHGFHPTTVCKIPSGCSVKIFNNQEFAQILAQSVNHGFETVYELTKMCTIRMSFVKGWGAKYHRQDVTSGPCWIEIHLHGPLQWLDKVLTQMGSPHNPISSVS